A genome region from Megalobrama amblycephala isolate DHTTF-2021 linkage group LG16, ASM1881202v1, whole genome shotgun sequence includes the following:
- the LOC125248436 gene encoding NACHT, LRR and PYD domains-containing protein 3-like — protein sequence MNDTCRDFSPGCSSVHQKRSEPEPSCVSMRSDWSMGPPLNFKSVLPPRSAVTKPICKKNDQSINQLQDINESRYPGVSHEVLNRFRSNLMKKFECLYEGTAKQGNPTLLNEIYTELYITESESGEISNEHEVRQIETQSRRAATEDTPIKCNNILRPLPGQNKPIRTVLTKGVAGIGKTVSVQKFILDWAEGKENQDVQLIFPLPFRELNFMKDKTLSLLDLLRVFFPESKEMQISNDKYKMLFIFDGLDECRLSLDFQSDVRLCDVSESASVDVLLTNLIVGNLLPSALIWITSRPATADLVPSDCVHRVTEVRGFNEPQKEEYFKKRISDQSLDNTIITHLKSSRSLYIMCHIPVFCWISAAVLEKMLSEAESGEIPKTLTQMYTHFLILQTNIKHEKDYEKNVTDEDMILKLGKLAFQQLVKGNVIFYEEDLRECGIDVTEASVYSGLCSQIFREEFGWYQGKVFCFVHLSVQEHLAALYVHLSFTNYSSQFFSSVFSDLSMFLTSTLSDLHQKAVNEALQSKNGHLDLFLRFLLGLSVESHQILLQGLMKHTSRSDSSEKTVEYIKKKIRTIDSSEKSINLFHCLNELGDHSLVEEIQQYLKSGRIKEANLSSSQWSAVVFVLLTSEKNLDEFDLKKFILGNNKAENMNVFQKLLPVMKESRSLQLYDCGVTDEGCAALISALRSNPSYLRELNLSGNKIGKSVNLLSDVLQGPHCKLEKLWLYDCGVTDEGCAALSSALRSNPSHLRELSLSLNIIGKSVNLLSDVLQDPHCKLEKLWLSYCGVTDEGCAALASALRSNPSLLRELNLSENKIGKSVNLLSDVLQDPHCKLEILWLMNCGVTDEGCAALTSALRSNPSHLRELNLSGNKLKQSGMKLLSDMKDDPHYKLERLYY from the exons ATGAATGACACATGCAGAGATTTTTCTCCAGGATGCAG TTCTGTTCATCAGAAGAGGTCAGAACCagagcccagctgtgtgtctatgaggaGTGACTGGTCTATGGGTCCGCCACTAAATTTcaa GTCAGTCCTGCCACCCAGATCAGCCGTAACAAAACCCATCTGTAAGAAGAATGACCAGTCTATTAATCAACTACAGGACATTAATGAAAGCAGATATCCTGGTGTCAG CCATGAAGTCCTCAACAGGTTTAGATCAAATCTGATGAAGAAGTTTGAGTGTCTGTATGAGGGAACAGCAAAGCAGGGAAAcccaacactcctgaatgagaTCTACACAGAGCTCTACATCACAGAGAGTGAGAGTGGAGAGATCAGTAATGAGCATGAGGTGAGACAGATTGAGACACAATCCAGGAGAGCAGCAACAGAGGACACACCGATCAAATGCAATAACATCTTAAGACCTTTACCTGGACAaaacaaacccatcagaactgtgctgacaaagggagtcgctggcattggaaaaacagtctctgtgcagaagttcatcctggactgggctgaagggaaaGAGAATCAGGACGTCCAGCTCATATTTCCACTTCCTTTCAGAGAGCTCAATTTCATGAAGGACAAAACACTCAGTCTTTTAGATCTTCTTCGTGTCTTTTTCCCTGAAtcaaaagaaatgcaaatatccaatgacaaatataaaatgttgttcatctttgatggtctggacGAGTGTCGTCTGTCTCTGGATTTTCAGAGCGATGTGAGGTTGTGTGATGTAAGTGAATCAGCCTCAGTGGACGTGCTGCTGACGAACCTCATTGTGGGGaatctgcttccctctgctcttatctggatcacctccagaccagcaaCAGCTGATCTCGTTCCCTCTGATTGTGTCCATCGAGTGACAGAGGTACGAGGTTTCAATGAGCCACAGAAGGAGGAATACTTCAAGAAGAGAATTAGTGATCAAAGTCTGGACAATACAATCATCACACACCTGAAATCATCAAGGAGTCTCTACATCATGTGTCACATCCCAGTGTTTTGCTGGATCTCAGCCGCTGTTCTAGAGAAGATGTTGAGTGAAGCAGAGAGTGGAGAGATTCCCAAGACTCTcactcaaatgtacacacacttcctgatCCTTCAGACCAACATCAAACATGAGAAGGACTATGAGAAGAACGTGACAGATGAAGACATGATCCTCAAACTGGGAAAACTGGCTTTTCAGCAGCTTGTGAAAGGCAATGTGATCTTCTATGAGGAAGACCTGAGAGAGTGTGGCATTGATGTGACAGAAGCATCAGTGTACTCAGGATTGTGctctcagatcttcagagaggagTTTGGCTGGTATCAGGGGAAAGTCTTCTGCTTTGTTCATCTGAGTGTTCAGGAACATCTAGCAGCTCTATATGTGCACCTATCCTTCACAAACTACAGCTCACAGTTTTTCTCTAGTGTGTTCTCTGACCTCTCAATGTTTTTAACATCTACTTTATCTGATCTACATCAAAAGGCTGTGAATGAGGCTCTACAGAGTAAAAATGGACATCTGGATCTTTTCCTGCGTTTCCTTCTGGGTCTGTCAGTGGAGTCTCATCAGATTCTCCTACAAGGATTAATGAAACATACAAGCAGATCTGACAGCAGTGAGAAAACAGTTGAGTACATCAAGAAGAAGATCAGGACCATTGACTCTTCAGAGAAATCCATTAATCTATTccactgtctgaatgaactggGTGATCATTCACTCGTGGAGGAAATACAACAGTATCTGAAATCTGGAAGAATAAAAGAAGCCAATCTCTCTTCATCTCAGTGGTCTGctgtagtttttgtgttgttgacatcaGAGAAAAATCTGGATGAGTTTGATCTCAAGAAGTTTATTCTAGGAAACAATAAAGCTGAAAATATGAACGTTTTTCAGAAGCTGTTACCTGTGATGAAAGAATCCAGATCACTTCA GTTGTATGATTGTGgcgtcacagatgaaggttgtgctgctctgatttcagctctgagatcaaacccctcataCCTGAGAGAACTGAATCTGTCTGGGAATAAAATAGGAAAATCAGTGAATCTGCTGTCTGATGTACTACAGGGTCCTCACTGTAAATTGGAGAAACTGTG gttgtatgattgtggagtcacagatgaaggttgtgctgctctgtcttcagctctgagatcaaacccctcacacctgagagaactgagTCTGTCGTTGAATATAATAGGAAAATCAGTGAATCTGCTGTCTGATGTACTGcaggatcctcactgtaaactggagaaactgtG gttgagttattgtggagtcacagatgaaggttgtgctgctctggcttcagctctgagatcaaacccctcactcCTGAGAGAACTGAATCTGTCTGAGAATAAAATAGGAAAATCAGTGAATCTGCTGTCTGATGTACTAcaggatcctcactgtaaactggagatacTGTG
- the LOC125248285 gene encoding NLR family CARD domain-containing protein 3-like, which translates to MVTRVYGSHSSVHQRRSEPEPSCVSMRSDASMGPPLHFKSGDTQTDLSHEVFNRFRSNLMKKFECLYEGTAQQGNPTLLNEIYTELYITESESGEISNEHEVRQIETQSRRAATEDTPIQCNDIFRPLPGQDKPIRTVLTEGVAGIGKTVSVQKFILDWAEGKENQDVQLIFPLPFREINLMKDKTLSLSDLLHVFFPETKEMEISSDKYKVLFIFDGLDECRLSLDFQSDVRLCDVSESASVDVLLMNLIVGNLLPSALIWITSRPAAADLVPSECVHRVTEVRGFNEPQKEEYFRKRISDQSLANTIISHLKSSRSLYIMCHIPVFCWISAAVLEKMLSEAESGEIPKTLTQMYTHFLILQTNIKHEKDYEKNVTDEDMILKLGKVAFQQLMKGNVTFYEEDLRECGIDVTEASVYSGLCTQIFREEFGWYQGKVFCFVHLSVQEHLAALYVHLSCTNNNINVFDQITKQNMRFKVKYQHNSPEYVSLSELHQRAVDEALLSKNGHLDLFLRFLLGLSVESHQILLQGLMKQTSRRSDSNERTVEYIKKKIRTIDSSEKSINLFHCLNELGDHSLVEEIQQYLESGRINAVKLSSSQWSAVVFVLLTSEKKLDEFDINKFVGGNNETKKLEVFQKMLPVIKESRSVQLSYCGVTDEGCAALTSALRFNPEHLRELNLSWNKIGNSGATMLCAVLQDPHCKLEKLELRNCGVTEEGCAALASALRSNPSHLRYLDLSWNKLGDLGVKHLCAALKNHPCKLEILELRCCSVTDEGCNALASALRSNPSHLKVLNLSGNKLGESGVKLISDLKHDPHYKLEKLYY; encoded by the exons ATGGTCACGCGAGTCTATGggtcacacag TTCTGTTCATCAGAGGAGATCAGAACCagagcccagctgtgtgtctatgaggaGTGACGCGTCTATGGGTCCACCATTACATTTTAAGAGTGGAGATACACAGACTGATCTCAG CCATGAAGTCTTCAACAGGTTTAGATCAAATCTGATGAAGAAGTTTGAGTGTCTGTATGAGGGAACAGCACAGCAGGGAAAcccaacactcctgaatgagaTCTACACAGAGCTCTACATCACAGAGAGTGAGAGTGGAGAGATCAGTAATGAGCATGAGGTGAGACAGATTGAGACACAATCCAGGAGAGCAGCAACAGAGGACACACCGATCCAATGCAATGACATCTTTAGACCTTTACCTGGAcaagacaaacccatcagaactgtgctgacagagggagtcgctggcattggaaaaacagtctctgtgcagaagttcatcctggactgggctgaagggaaaGAGAATCAGGACGTCCAGCTCATATTTCCACTTCCTTTCAGAGAGATCAACTTGATGAAGGACAAAACACTCAGTCTTTCTGATCTTCTTCATGTCTTTTTCcctgaaacaaaagaaatggaaatatccagtgacaaatataaagtgttgttcatctttgatggtctggacGAGTGTCGTCTGTCTCTGGATTTTCAGAGCGATGTGAGGTTGTGTGATGTAAGTGAATCAGCCTCAGTGGACGTGCTGCTGATGAACCTCATTGTGGGGaatctgcttccctctgctctcatctggatcacctccagaccagcagcagctgatCTTGTCCCCTCTGAGTGTGTCCATCGAGTGACAGAGGTACGAGGCTTCAATGAGCCACAGAAGGAGGAAtacttcaggaagagaatcagtgatcAGAGTCTGGCCAATACAATCATCTCACACCTGAAGTCATCAAGGAGCCTctacatcatgtgccacatcccagtgttctgctggatctcagccgCTGTTCTAGAGAAGATGTTGAGCGAAGCAGAGAGTGGAGAGATTCCCAAGACTCTcactcaaatgtacacacacttcctgatCCTTCAGACCAACATCAAACATGAGAAGGACTATGAGAAGAACGTGACAGATGAAGACATGATCCTCAAACTGGGGAAAGTGGCTTTTCAGCAGCTCATGAAAGGCAATGTGACCTTCTATGAGGAAGACCTGAGAGAGTGTGGCATTGATGTGACAGAAGCATCGGTGTACTCAGGATTAtgcactcagatcttcagagaggagTTTGGCTGGTATCAGGGGAAAGTCTTCTGCTTTGTTCATCTGAGTGTTCAGGAACATCTAGCAGCTCTATATGTGCACCTCTCCTGtacaaacaacaacataaatgtGTTTGACCAAATCACCAAACAGAATATGCGGTTCAAGGTTAAGTATCAACACAATTCACCAGAATATGTTTCACTATCTGAGCTGCATCAGAGAGCTGTGGATGAGGCTCTACTGAGTAAAAATGGACACCTGGACCTTTTCCTGCGGTTTCTTCTGGGTCTGTCAGTGGAGTCTCATCAGATTCTCCTACAAGGACTAATGAAACAGACAAGCAGAAGATCTGACAGCAATGAGAGAACAGTTGAGTACATCAAGAAGAAGATCAGGACCATTGACTCTTCAGAGAaatccatcaatctgttccactgtctgaatgaactggGTGATCATTCACTAGTGGAGGAAATACAACAGTATCTGGAATCTGGAAGAATAAATGCAGTCAAACTCTCTTCATCTCAGTGGTCAGCTGTAGTCTTTGTGCTTTTGACATCAGAGAAGAAGCTAGATGAGTTTGATATTAATAAATTTGTTGGAGGAAACAATGAAACCAAAAAACTGGAGGTTTTTCAGAAGATGCTGCCTGTGATTAAAGAATCCAGATCAGTTCA GTTGAGTTATTGTggagtcacagatgaaggttgtgctgctctgacttcagctctgagatttAATCCCGAACACCTCAGAGAACTCAATCTGTCTTGGAATAAAATAGGAAATTCGGGAGCCACGATGTTGTGTGCTGTACTGcaggatcctcactgtaaactggagaaatTAGA GCTGAGGAATTGTGGTGTCACAGAGgagggttgtgctgctctggcttcagctctgagatcaaacccctcacacctgagataTCTGGATCTGTCTTGGAATAAACTAGGAGATTTAGGTGTGAAGCATCTTTGTGCTGCACTTAAAAATCATCCCTGcaaactggagatactgga gttgaggtGTTGTAGTGTTACAGATGAAGGCTGCaatgctctggcttcagctctgagatcaaacccctcacacctgaaaGTACTAAATCTGTCTGGAAATAAACTAGGAGAATCAGGAGTGAAGTTGATCTCTGATCTGAAGCATGATCCACATTATAAACTGGAGAAACTATACTATT GA